A region from the Maniola jurtina chromosome 20, ilManJurt1.1, whole genome shotgun sequence genome encodes:
- the LOC123875650 gene encoding probable methylcrotonoyl-CoA carboxylase beta chain, mitochondrial, with protein sequence MLNLVRGIRRLNAQCRRYSYATVIGSEPNKSDPYYQENKAKMDELVEELRQKTNDAIKGGPEEAVKRHTARGKLLVRDRINRLVDEGSDVLELSTLAATDMYKGQVPCAGIVTAIGKVQGRDCMIVANDATVKGGTYFPMTVKKHLRAQAIAQECRLPCIYLVDSGGAHLPVQADVFPDREHGGRVFYNQANMSAEGIPQISVVMGSCTAGGAYIPSMSDESIIIKNQGRIFLASPPLVKAATGESVSAEDLGGADLHCRQSGVTDHYAQDDEHALHLARNVVANLNWNNDKSARNNPLKVDEPLHDIEELHGIVGANIQRPFDIREVIARIVDGSRFHEFKQLYGDTLVCGFASIYGQPVGVIGNNGVLQSEAALKGSHFIQLCAARKIPLLFLQNITGFMVGREAEAGGIAKNGAKMVTAVSCFKGPKVTILIGGSFGAGNYGMCGRAYSPSFLYMWPNARISVMGGPQAATVLSLVAKEKALRDKKTWTDEDEKKVRAPLEATFEKEGRPYFSTARLWDDGIVAPRDTRKIIGLSLSTALNAPFRDSKFGVFRM encoded by the coding sequence ATGTTAAATCTAGTAAGAGGAATACGACGATTGAATGCCCAATGCCGGCGGTACAGCTATGCCACAGTGATAGGAAGCGAGCCGAACAAAAGTGACCCATACTACCAAGAAAATAAAGCTAAAATGGACGAACTGGTAGAGGAGCTTCGGCAGAAAACAAATGACGCTATCAAAGGCGGACCCGAAGAGGCGGTAAAGAGGCACACGGCGAGAGGAAAATTGCTCGTGAGAGACAGGATTAACCGGTTAGTGGACGAAGGAAGCGACGTTTTAGAATTGAGCACGTTGGCCGCCACCGACATGTACAAAGGTCAGGTTCCGTGCGCCGGCATAGTTACAGCTATCGGCAAAGTTCAAGGTCGGGACTGCATGATCGTTGCTAACGACGCTACCGTTAAAGGAGGGACCTATTTTCCTATGACGGTGAAGAAGCATTTGCGCGCGCAGGCAATCGCACAGGAGTGTCGGCTTCCGTGCATTTACCTCGTCGACTCCGGAGGTGCTCATTTGCCAGTTCAAGCGGACGTTTTCCCCGACAGGGAGCATGGTGGACGAGTTTTTTATAACCAAGCGAACATGTCCGCAGAAGGCATCCCGCAAATATCTGTAGTGATGGGATCGTGCACCGCCGGAGGTGCTTATATTCCCAGTATGTCGGACGAAAGTATAATTATTAAGAACCAGGGTAGAATTTTTCTAGCCAGCCCACCACTAGTGAAAGCGGCCACAGGAGAGTCCGTATCGGCTGAGGATTTAGGAGGTGCTGATCTACATTGCAGACAATCTGGAGTAACGGATCACTACGCTCAAGACGACGAACACGCCTTACATTTAGCTAGAAATGTAGTCGCTAACCTGAACTGGAACAATGATAAAAGCGCCCGAAATAATCCACTAAAAGTTGACGAGCCGTTACATGACATCGAAGAGTTGCATGGCATCGTCGGCGCAAACATTCAAAGACCTTTCGATATCCGAGAAGTAATTGCCAGAATAGTAGACGGGAGTAGGTTTCACGAATTCAAACAGCTTTACGGAGACACATTAGTGTGTGGATTTGCATCGATATATGGTCAGCCTGTGGGCGTTATAGGCAATAATGGTGTTTTGCAATCAGAAGCCGCTTTAAAAGGTTCGCACTTCATACAACTCTGTGCTGCTCGTAAAATACCGCTTCTGTTTCTTCAAAATATCACCGGTTTTATGGTTGGCAGAGAAGCCGAGGCAGGTGGAATTGCTAAGAATGGCGCAAAAATGGTAACAGCTGTGAGCTGTTTTAAAGGACCTAAAGTAACTATTTTAATAGGTGGCAGCTTCGGAGCTGGCAACTATGGAATGTGTGGAAGGGCTTACTCCCCAAGTTTCCTTTATATGTGGCCTAATGCTAGGATCTCTGTGATGGGTGGGCCTCAAGCTGCTACCGTTTTATCATTAGTCGCAAAAGAGAAGGCTTTAAGGGATAAGAAGACTTGGACTGACGAAGATGAGAAGAAAGTGAGAGCACCATTGGAAGCTACATTTGAAAAAGAAGGTCGACCATATTTTAGTACCGCTCGGTTATGGGACGATGGCATAGTGGCTCCAAGAGACACAAGAAAAATAATAGGACTTAGTTTATCGACTGCTTTGAATGCCCCATTCAGAGACAGTAAATTCGGTGTATTCAGAATGTGA